Proteins encoded together in one Anopheles darlingi chromosome 3, idAnoDarlMG_H_01, whole genome shotgun sequence window:
- the LOC125956850 gene encoding uncharacterized protein LOC125956850: MLLTAEPQELHVKVDSHSLAHHKSCHPRSSPSFYAALFFQLISFPLIPCFALLHRSRSALPSTDGNQDSAGGSKPAAAIHHHQHLQHVQQSQQEATLVVPLGTNGAGSVAANSTDNLLLGVEGRSAGAPTATAGTGAGVPPNGQNVVSPSVMAKFLEDELKSSDGLLLGMSSIKHCDTCVCTRIASAGAGESLSVHNNNRSSGSLLLADLLGSEQRSYSVATQTLIRGETNNSLCLRCNSNLNSPSHNNSPYIMKLIKSSDSVISETKSSVSDYLTTPDKVSPSGAGGGGGACDVKTNGDSAASGDGGSMAMAGHGDVLSSTSSSNNDHSEPRSMLVPTKKDDLMVNPILGHHRLSIDRNASLSPGSEHQGTAKGATYTSGKFSGLVVTKKPSVAPLDTFKAAKLTSASGVTAPQTTPTSTTSTTAGGGGGGGGGAGTGQSKFTNDSPSYIIKDTDQMSGHHMTPKSSLGGHGAGLQSKFGGTSGGSGSVGSGLYHHAIGSTNSLWSRTSSKDPEKDGAKMFEIFNRNLIKTIKAENPKMSGPRICALRIQNGSSNILLDNLLDDALEGNDSKPTTPVMYTRRAKFLDEELLLDDDPSIGLNGAIKTTPLPTATSSDSTAITASSKSVPIVTPAKGPPGASGVANVQDQLGELGATGTPVTKSTASALHRVDEGGGGGDGAVSNKQQSCNMSTTTSPHSSDRLCTIGEEVSNLLINTKLTTSAMTPKPRPDISVNKLDGIDVTSKKSCTHSSSISSEIDIQESAILRRQQLSRVAEWVQNNSKLGNPMESNTESDSEPLLLANGPPVGGHTLTDSLNNNNGSSTIGSVFPIATKAGAPARTALPGTRHMMQSFPRTTHNNSNISNIIISSSSSSSMATNQLNNNQSVTSFAQIGTIPSTTIGGGGLDYNSNGTPLQTTASGLGAIRKGSTYGTAMRPQYHRGGNSAGSLTEALLDEANRIVQEAESRRRIETQAAEDRRDRLLDYEEDDRNSVDLAQMEYNVKQFLLKQNEWSTVHTRRQSAISSTSSVRAAAATGPSFTSGITSGPRISEAREPTKGLFPGTAVPQTAISNQYHHRSTSSSNNNNNNMYPINPHRTETNL; this comes from the exons ATGTTACTCACCGCAGAACCGCAGGAGTTGCATGTTAAAGTAgactctcactcactcgctcaccaCAAATCATGTCATCCGCGctcttccccttccttttatgctgcgctcttttttcaattaatctCTTTTCCACTTATTCCATGTTTTGCATTGTTGCATCGGTCCCGGTCTGCCCTGCCCTCCACAGATGGTAATCAGGACAGCGCCGGTGGCagcaaaccggcagcagcgatccaccatcaccagcaccttcAGCACGTCCAACAGTCACAGCAGGAGGCAACGCTCGTCGTACCGCTCGGTACCAACGGCGCTGGTAGTGTCGCAGCCAACTCGACCGACAATCTGCTGCTGGGAGTCGAGGGCCGATCCGCTGGTGCACCGACGGCGACAGCAGgcacaggagcaggagtaccGCCGAATGGACAGAATGTTGTGTCACCGTCGGTGATGGCCAAGTTCCTGGAGGACGAGCTAAAGTCGAGCGACGGGTTATTGCTCGGTATGTCGTCGATAAAACACTGTGATACTTGCGTGTGCACACGAAtcgccagtgccggtgccggtgagtcGCTGTCGGTGCATAACAACAATCGTAGTAGCgggtcactgctgctggccgatctGCTCGGTAGCGAGCAGCGGAGCTACAGTGTCGCCACACAAACGCTCATCCGGGGTGAAACGAACAACTCGCTGTGCTTGCggtgcaacagcaacctcAACTCGCCGTCCCACAACAACAGTCCGTATATCATGAAGCTGATCAAGTCCAGCGACAGTGTCATCTCGGAGACGAAGAGCAGCGTCTCGGACTATCTTACCACGCCGGACAAGGTATCGCCAAGTGGggccggcggtggcggaggtgCTTGTGATGTAAAAACTAACGGTGACAGTGCAgctagtggtgatggtggttccatggccatggccggcCATGGTGATGTGctcagtagcaccagcagcagtaataaCGATCACTCGGAACCGCGCTCAATGTTAGTGCCGACGAAGAAAGACGATCTGATGGTAAATCCTATCCTAGGCCATCATCGACTCTCGATCGATAGGAATGCATCCCTATCACCGGGTTCGGAGCATCAGGGAACCGCAAAGGGGGCAACTTATACCTCTGGGAAGTTTTCCGGTCTTGTGGTAACGAAGAAACCCTCGGTCGCCCCACTGGACACGTTCAAAGCTGCGAAACTAACGTCCGCATCCGGTGTGACTGCACCACAGACCACACCAACGTCCACAACTTCCACgacagctggtggtggtggtggtggtggtggtggtgctggcaccGGACAGTCCAAGTTTACGAATGATTCACCCTCCTACATCATTAAGGATACGGACCAGATGAGCGGTCATCACATGACACCGAAATCGTCCTTAGGGGGCCACGGTGCCGGGCTGCAGAGTAAGTTTGGTGGTACGTCCGGTGGAAGTGGTAGTGTTGGGAGTGGCCTATACCACCATGCAATCGGTAGCACCAACAGTCTGTGGAGCCGAACGAGCAGCAAGGATCCGGAGAAGGACGGTGCCAAGATGTTCGAGATCTTTAACCGCAATCTTATCAAAACGATCAAG gCCGAGAATCCGAAAATGTCTGGACCACGGATCTGTGCACTGCGGATACAGAATGGTTCGAGTAACATTCTGTTGGACAATCTACTCGATGATGCGCTAGAAGGGAACGATTCTaaaccaacaacaccggtGATGTATACACGCCGGGCCAAGTTTCTTGACGAGGAACTCCTGCTAGATGATGATCCTTCGATCGGGCTGAATGGAGCCATCAAAACGACACCGCTTCCAACGGCTACGTCTTCCGACTCGACCGCCatcacagccagcagcaaatcgGTACCGATCGTGACACCAGCGAAGGGTCCACCGGGTGCTAGCGGAGTGGCCAATGTTCAGGATCAGCTGGGCGAACTGGGTGCGACCGGTACCCCTGTCACGAAATCCACTGCAAGCGCACTACACCGGGTTgatgagggtggtggtggcggcgatggaGCAGTGTCCAATAAGCAGCAGAGTTGCAATATGAGTACCACAACATCGCCACACTCGTCCGATCGTTTGTGTACGATCGGTGAGGAAGTGAGCAATCTACTGATCAACACAAAGCTCACCACGTCCGCTATGACCCCGAAGCCTAGGCCCGACATCAGTGTCAACAAGCTCGATGGTATCGATGTAACATCGAAGAAGTCCTGCACCCACTCGAGTTCGATTTCGAGCGAGATCGACATCCAAGAGAGTGCAATACTTCGCCGTCAGCAGCTGTCCCGGGTAGCGGAGTGGGTCCAGAACAATTCCAAGCTGGGTAATCCGATGGAGAGTAATACGGAGTCCGATTCGGAGCCGCTACTTTTAGCAAATGGACCCCCGGTTGGTGGACATACGCTTACCGATAGcctgaacaacaacaatggcagcagcacgattGGCAGCGTGTTTCCTATCGCGACCAAGGCCGGTGCTCCCGCAAGAACAGCCTTACCTGGCACTCGCCACATGATGCAGAGCTTCCCGCGTACcacgcacaacaacagcaacatcagcaacatcatcatcagcagcagcagcagcagcagcatggccacTAATcaactcaacaacaaccagagTGTCACATCTTTTGCTCAAATCGGAACCATCCCGTCCACcacgatcggtggcggtggtctggACTATAACTCAAATGGCACACCGCTGCAAACAACGGCCAGTGGACTGGGTGCGATCAGAAAGGGATCCACGTACGGGACTGCCATGAGGCCACAGTATCATCGAGGAGGAAATAGCGCTGGTTCCCTCACCGAAGCGCTGCTCGACGAAGCGAACAGGATAGTGCAAGAAGCGGAATCGAGGCGACGCATCGAGACGCAGGCAGCAGAGGATCGAAGAGATCGGTTGCTCGACTATGAGGAGGACGATCGGAACAGTGTTGACCTGGCACAGATGGAGTACAACGTGAAGCAGTTCCTGCTGAAGCAAAATGAATGGTCCACGGTACACACTCGACGTCAATCCGCGATTTCGTCCACCTCCAGTGTCCGGGCGGCTGCAGCAACTGGCCCGAGCTTCACTAGTGGCATCACTAGTGGTCCTCGGATTTCGGAAGCTCGGGAACCAACCAAGGGATTGTTCCCTGGGACCGCTGTCCCACAAACGGCGATCTCAAACCAGTACCATCATCGGTCAACCAGCTCctccaacaataacaacaataatatgTACCCCATCAACCCACATCGAACAGAAACGAATCTGTAA